Proteins from one Candidatus Neomarinimicrobiota bacterium genomic window:
- a CDS encoding flagellar motor protein MotB has protein sequence MSRQQRRKKKKDSGGDDMNSAPGWMTTYGDMMSLLLVFFILIVSFSSVQESEFQKAMGSLQRALGLLKSNVALITPSTQSIYIPPRAEVRQVINEILRTMKDIPELENSISFESGEDGVRVRISNPLLFDTGKANLKPQILPVLDKIATLLDTAEFEVIIEGHTDNVPIYNEQFHSNWELSAARSVAVVEQFVDFGINPERFSAVAYGEYKPLKSNLTSDGRSKNRRVEVFIPYEQNSNNEGMRESVRNEKNG, from the coding sequence ATGTCAAGGCAGCAGCGTAGAAAAAAGAAAAAGGATTCCGGCGGGGACGACATGAATTCCGCACCGGGCTGGATGACCACGTACGGGGATATGATGTCGCTGTTGTTGGTCTTCTTCATTTTGATTGTCTCCTTTTCCTCGGTTCAGGAATCCGAATTCCAGAAAGCGATGGGATCTTTGCAGAGAGCACTTGGATTACTCAAATCAAATGTTGCACTGATTACACCATCGACTCAGTCCATTTATATCCCGCCACGGGCCGAGGTGAGGCAGGTAATTAACGAGATTCTGCGGACAATGAAGGATATTCCCGAGCTGGAAAACAGTATTTCCTTTGAATCAGGGGAGGATGGAGTACGTGTCCGGATAAGCAACCCGCTTTTATTCGATACCGGCAAGGCGAATCTGAAGCCACAAATCCTGCCGGTGCTCGATAAAATTGCCACACTGCTGGATACAGCAGAGTTTGAGGTGATCATTGAGGGGCATACAGATAATGTGCCGATTTACAATGAGCAGTTCCATTCGAACTGGGAATTATCAGCGGCAAGATCGGTGGCTGTGGTAGAACAATTTGTAGATTTCGGTATTAACCCGGAACGGTTTTCCGCAGTGGCATATGGTGAATACAAACCCCTTAAATCTAATCTCACCAGTGACGGGCGATCAAAAAATCGCAGGGTTGAAGTATTCATCCCGTATGAGCAAAACAGTAATAATGAAGGAATGAGAGAATCAGTTAGGAACGAAAAAAATGGCTGA
- a CDS encoding flagellar basal body-associated FliL family protein — translation MADDDIQNGENTESGEVKTQGINPWIKRLLMFGAVLLVIGIELGISYVLNKRVVVPKYFSEVKEKPKGQDGKKKKEEKKETEQAELNTNIYLVDNIVINPKGTNGTRYIAMAVGLGVNDPGTLEKLKNRDIQIRDAMNALLADKSLGEFVDMENRPKLKREILNTVNDKIGPNEVESIYFTEYVIQ, via the coding sequence ATGGCTGATGATGACATTCAAAATGGAGAGAATACCGAATCCGGGGAAGTGAAGACCCAGGGGATTAATCCCTGGATAAAACGGTTGTTGATGTTTGGGGCAGTATTACTGGTTATCGGGATTGAGTTGGGAATATCGTATGTCCTGAATAAACGGGTGGTAGTACCCAAATACTTTTCTGAAGTAAAAGAAAAGCCAAAGGGACAAGATGGCAAAAAGAAGAAAGAGGAAAAGAAAGAAACAGAGCAGGCTGAACTCAATACAAACATTTACCTGGTGGATAATATTGTTATTAATCCAAAAGGAACGAATGGCACCCGCTATATTGCAATGGCCGTTGGTCTGGGCGTGAATGATCCGGGAACCCTGGAAAAACTGAAAAACAGAGATATCCAGATCAGGGACGCCATGAATGCTCTGTTGGCTGATAAATCTCTGGGAGAATTCGTGGATATGGAAAACCGGCCTAAACTGAAACGGGAAATCCTGAACACGGTTAACGATAAAATTGGGCCCAACGAAGTGGAATCTATTTATTTTACGGAATACGTGATTCAATAG